The Iamia majanohamensis genome window below encodes:
- a CDS encoding CotH kinase family protein, translating into MALAAAGLVAGDLAVVDGDRAGAAATAPEVASVAAEPVGADQPFALEAEVAGASAVTAEVTLDFADPLALALVDDGTGLDVATGDGTWTATVPAVAAGTLVRWSVVATGDGGATRFPDEDDEAPTRGIVVDRPPVDTALPVLDWYIAPEDHAALMAEVGSKEYRPTVVVVDGVVHDGVRVRLQGGAVSQAQPKKNLRFKMPKGHDLVAPALADHPLEEFILDAEFEDPTGTRAELAWWVFDHAMGQQLAHAKVRVERGGQLQGVYTFREEYDDEWLEDNAPDGLLYESEDLAFLHDVGPEALAAMWDQKEPGDAPHDELAALGAALDGAVASSTSDAWRDRVDVAALVSFLAATVVAGNVDGVQHNIWLLHDPALARWTVLPWDLDVAVGAPVGYDLSTPFWPAVADLSQAVLRDPVLTEAVFRRVRTLSDELLASGAARAHLDAEVARLAPDMALDEALWPRSVPAAQAHAQMQGWLADQQARVEGEWTTPGLLPAPGPAAPVISEVRGTGDPAGDFVELANPAESAVDLSGWTLTGAAEGTLAPGTVVPAGGRVAVPAAPAAVAAVGDGLVLGRLNGPLPDAGGVVELRDPGGVVRDHVPWSIGGAWPAPAPGTSIERVDLAADGADGASWAAGVPGGTPGEDAGPSGPLQVEVRVDRQLTVRQVPVEVDLRVANAGGATLTGVSVTGLGPGCDRTHRRLPPGAERVTRCRVDLGSIEGLVATRPIRAEATAAGGITAASRWHAVVAADGLVAGFEGASPGDGLEDLRTLPPRMRTVLLAPGGGLDVAWDPSPPTPRAYDVSGLPVGSLDVSLGTTVPGGTTGAVLPGGIDGPPVRVGTRAEGTVHGGLSRLSPPVTPRATTTWPAASPAAWAEDALTRLRGSAPTPAARTAWVDALAAGTRPAQLVRDELARPPWAGSQARAARLYAAFFDRPADAAGHAYWTGRLDGGLPVTRVAELFAASAEFRVRFGAGDDVAFVTLVYRNVLGRDPDAAGLAYWVDRLGAGRSRGWLMAAFSESSEGRLKLAPAVDPVLAHLALLDAAPTPEWTDEAEAWVRAGGSPLTVIEAVRSSDAYAG; encoded by the coding sequence GTGGCGCTCGCCGCGGCCGGGCTGGTCGCCGGCGACCTGGCCGTGGTCGACGGGGATCGGGCCGGGGCCGCGGCCACGGCGCCGGAGGTGGCGTCCGTGGCCGCCGAGCCCGTCGGTGCCGACCAGCCCTTCGCCCTGGAGGCGGAGGTGGCCGGCGCCTCGGCGGTGACCGCCGAGGTGACCCTCGACTTCGCCGACCCCCTCGCCCTGGCGCTGGTGGACGACGGCACCGGGCTGGACGTCGCGACCGGCGACGGCACCTGGACGGCGACCGTGCCGGCCGTCGCCGCCGGGACCCTGGTGCGGTGGTCGGTGGTGGCCACCGGCGATGGAGGCGCGACCCGCTTCCCCGACGAGGACGACGAGGCACCCACGCGGGGGATCGTGGTCGACCGCCCTCCGGTGGACACCGCCCTCCCCGTCCTCGACTGGTACATCGCCCCCGAGGACCACGCCGCCCTGATGGCCGAGGTCGGGTCCAAGGAGTACCGCCCCACCGTGGTCGTCGTCGACGGCGTGGTCCACGACGGCGTGCGGGTGCGGCTCCAGGGCGGGGCCGTGTCGCAGGCCCAGCCCAAGAAGAACCTGCGCTTCAAGATGCCGAAGGGCCACGACCTGGTGGCCCCGGCCCTGGCGGACCACCCGCTCGAGGAGTTCATCCTCGACGCCGAGTTCGAGGACCCCACCGGCACCCGGGCCGAGCTGGCCTGGTGGGTGTTCGACCACGCCATGGGCCAGCAGCTGGCCCACGCCAAGGTGCGCGTCGAGCGGGGCGGCCAGCTGCAGGGCGTCTACACCTTTCGGGAGGAGTACGACGACGAGTGGCTGGAAGACAACGCCCCCGACGGCCTCCTCTACGAGAGCGAGGACCTGGCCTTCCTCCACGACGTCGGCCCCGAGGCCCTGGCCGCCATGTGGGACCAGAAGGAGCCCGGGGACGCCCCCCACGACGAGCTCGCCGCACTGGGGGCCGCCCTCGACGGGGCGGTGGCCTCGTCGACGTCCGACGCCTGGCGGGACCGGGTCGACGTGGCCGCCCTCGTCTCGTTCCTGGCCGCGACGGTGGTCGCCGGCAACGTCGACGGCGTCCAGCACAACATCTGGCTGCTGCACGACCCGGCCCTCGCCCGCTGGACCGTCCTGCCGTGGGACCTGGACGTCGCCGTCGGCGCGCCCGTCGGCTACGACCTCTCGACGCCCTTCTGGCCCGCGGTGGCCGACCTGTCGCAGGCCGTGCTCCGCGACCCCGTCCTCACCGAGGCGGTGTTCCGCCGGGTCCGCACCCTCTCCGACGAGCTGCTCGCCTCCGGTGCCGCCCGGGCCCACCTCGACGCCGAGGTGGCCCGCCTGGCGCCGGACATGGCCCTCGACGAGGCCCTCTGGCCGAGGTCGGTCCCCGCCGCCCAGGCCCACGCCCAGATGCAGGGGTGGCTCGCCGACCAGCAGGCCCGCGTCGAGGGGGAGTGGACGACGCCGGGCCTCCTGCCCGCCCCCGGACCCGCAGCGCCCGTCATCAGCGAGGTCAGGGGCACCGGCGACCCGGCCGGGGACTTCGTCGAGCTGGCCAACCCCGCGGAGAGCGCCGTCGACCTGTCGGGCTGGACCCTCACCGGGGCGGCCGAGGGCACCCTGGCCCCGGGCACGGTGGTGCCCGCAGGCGGCCGGGTGGCCGTGCCCGCCGCTCCGGCGGCCGTCGCTGCGGTCGGCGACGGGCTGGTGCTGGGCCGGCTGAACGGGCCGCTGCCCGACGCCGGCGGCGTCGTCGAGCTGCGCGACCCGGGCGGCGTCGTGCGGGACCACGTCCCCTGGTCGATCGGCGGGGCGTGGCCCGCCCCCGCCCCCGGCACCTCCATCGAGCGGGTCGACCTGGCCGCCGACGGCGCCGACGGGGCCTCGTGGGCGGCGGGCGTGCCGGGCGGGACGCCGGGCGAGGACGCGGGCCCGTCGGGCCCGCTGCAGGTCGAGGTGCGCGTCGACCGGCAGCTCACCGTGCGCCAGGTCCCGGTGGAGGTCGACCTGCGGGTGGCCAACGCAGGAGGCGCCACGCTCACCGGCGTGTCGGTCACCGGCCTCGGCCCGGGCTGCGACCGCACCCACCGCCGCCTCCCGCCGGGGGCCGAGCGGGTCACCCGCTGCCGTGTCGACCTCGGGTCGATCGAGGGGCTGGTCGCCACCCGGCCGATCCGCGCCGAGGCCACCGCGGCCGGGGGCATCACCGCCGCCAGCCGGTGGCACGCGGTCGTGGCCGCCGACGGCCTGGTCGCCGGCTTCGAGGGGGCGTCGCCCGGCGACGGGCTCGAGGACCTCCGCACCCTGCCGCCGCGGATGCGCACGGTGCTGCTGGCCCCGGGAGGCGGGCTCGACGTGGCCTGGGACCCCTCGCCGCCCACGCCCCGCGCCTACGACGTCTCCGGCCTCCCGGTCGGGTCGCTCGACGTCAGCCTGGGGACCACCGTGCCCGGGGGGACCACCGGCGCGGTCCTGCCGGGCGGGATCGACGGCCCGCCCGTCCGCGTCGGCACCAGGGCGGAGGGCACCGTCCACGGCGGGCTGAGCCGGCTGAGCCCGCCGGTCACCCCGCGGGCCACGACGACCTGGCCGGCGGCCTCGCCCGCGGCGTGGGCCGAGGACGCCCTCACCCGGCTGCGGGGCTCCGCCCCGACGCCGGCCGCCCGGACCGCCTGGGTGGACGCCCTCGCGGCGGGGACGCGGCCGGCGCAGCTCGTGCGCGACGAGCTGGCGCGGCCGCCGTGGGCAGGGTCGCAGGCCCGGGCCGCACGGCTCTACGCCGCCTTCTTCGACCGCCCGGCCGACGCCGCCGGCCACGCCTACTGGACGGGCCGCCTCGACGGCGGCCTTCCGGTCACCCGCGTGGCCGAGCTGTTCGCCGCCTCGGCCGAGTTCCGGGTCCGCTTCGGCGCAGGTGACGACGTCGCCTTCGTGACGCTCGTGTACCGCAACGTGCTCGGGCGCGACCCCGACGCCGCCGGGCTGGCCTACTGGGTCGACCGCCTGGGCGCGGGCCGGAGCCGTGGGTGGCTGATGGCGGCGTTCAGCGAGTCGTCCGAGGGGCGCCTCAAGCTGGCCCCGGCCGTCGACCCCGTCCTCGCCCACCTGGCGCTGCTCGACGCCGCCCCCACGCCGGAGTGGACCGACGAGGCCGAGGCCTGGGTCCGGGCCGGGGGCTCGCCCCTCACCGTGATCGAGGCGGTGCGCTCCTCCGACGCCTACGCGGGCTGA
- a CDS encoding enoyl-CoA hydratase: protein MSDDVLLVEVADRVATVTMNRPEARNALSMDLLRALPRTVGELDADYDVAAIVLTGSDPAFCAGLDLREVGSGDGGPLRASGASGGTDADAAARRGPMPAGRTTPLIGAVNGAAVTGGLEVALACDWLVASERARFADTHARVGIQPGWGLSVLLPEAVGLRRARQMSATGNFVDAPTALTWGLVNQVVPHAELVPTAQQLARDVASNDGAAVARLFRTYAENAEGTGAEGWANEARVAAEWQGRAFDPDEVARRREAIQERGRAQQG, encoded by the coding sequence ATGTCCGACGACGTCCTGCTCGTGGAGGTGGCCGACCGCGTCGCCACCGTCACCATGAACCGCCCCGAGGCCCGCAACGCGCTCTCGATGGACCTGCTGCGGGCCCTGCCCCGCACCGTCGGCGAGCTCGACGCCGACTACGACGTGGCCGCCATCGTGCTCACCGGGTCCGACCCCGCCTTCTGCGCCGGGCTCGACCTGCGCGAGGTGGGCTCGGGCGACGGCGGTCCGCTGCGGGCCAGCGGGGCGTCGGGCGGCACCGACGCCGACGCCGCCGCCCGCCGGGGCCCCATGCCTGCGGGCCGGACCACGCCCCTCATCGGCGCGGTCAACGGCGCTGCGGTCACCGGCGGCCTCGAGGTGGCCCTGGCGTGCGACTGGCTCGTCGCCTCCGAGCGGGCCCGCTTCGCCGACACCCACGCCCGGGTCGGCATCCAGCCCGGGTGGGGCCTCTCGGTCCTGCTGCCCGAGGCCGTGGGCCTCCGGCGGGCCCGGCAGATGAGCGCCACCGGCAACTTCGTCGACGCCCCCACCGCCCTCACCTGGGGGCTGGTGAACCAGGTGGTGCCCCACGCCGAGCTCGTGCCCACCGCCCAGCAGCTGGCGCGCGACGTGGCCAGCAACGACGGCGCCGCCGTCGCCCGCCTGTTCCGCACCTACGCCGAGAACGCGGAGGGGACCGGTGCCGAGGGCTGGGCCAACGAGGCCCGGGTGGCGGCCGAGTGGCAGGGCAGGGCCTTCGACCCCGACGAGGTGGCCCGCCGCCGCGAGGCCATCCAGGAGCGGGGCCGGGCCCAGCAGGGCTGA
- a CDS encoding ferritin-like domain-containing protein, whose amino-acid sequence MATTDSPDRDAEILGRDSVDDLEAILSVSNTEVDEAIHVVEDNADAIFTWDYEKGARPPLEKLYEKAKHSMWNGSTDLPWETEVDQEEFARRLMEMRVSMRADMGIDLSDTVFAKWGEKEWLELSIEGQNWSLSQFMHGEQGALLCTAKIVETVPWIDAKYYAATQVMDEARHVEVFARYLDTKLSGHYPINAHLKMLLDDIIADSRWDMTYLGMQVMVEGLALAAFGMAHQTTPCPLLKQLLRYVMSDEARHVAFGVLSLKEYYEGLTEPELLERQEFAFEAAVRMRDRFLQQEVWERMGVSPKDAYQVFNVSAEEKNKDPFQQLLFSKIVPNCKKLGLLDANDGWLRKRFDTLGVSQFESWVDTGEEYEMLDEVTKDREAAETA is encoded by the coding sequence ATGGCCACCACCGACAGCCCCGACCGCGACGCCGAGATCCTCGGCCGCGACTCGGTCGACGACCTCGAGGCCATCCTCTCGGTCTCCAACACCGAGGTCGACGAGGCCATCCACGTCGTCGAGGACAACGCGGACGCCATCTTCACGTGGGACTACGAGAAGGGCGCCCGGCCGCCGCTCGAGAAGCTCTACGAGAAGGCCAAGCACTCCATGTGGAACGGCAGCACCGACCTGCCGTGGGAGACCGAGGTCGACCAGGAGGAGTTCGCCCGCCGCCTCATGGAGATGCGGGTCTCCATGCGCGCCGACATGGGCATCGACCTCTCCGACACCGTGTTCGCCAAGTGGGGCGAGAAGGAGTGGCTCGAGCTCTCCATCGAGGGCCAGAACTGGAGCCTCAGCCAGTTCATGCACGGCGAGCAGGGCGCCCTGCTCTGCACGGCCAAGATCGTCGAGACCGTGCCGTGGATCGACGCCAAGTACTACGCCGCCACCCAGGTGATGGACGAGGCCCGCCACGTCGAGGTCTTCGCCCGGTACCTCGACACCAAGCTGTCGGGCCACTACCCGATCAACGCCCACCTGAAGATGCTGCTCGACGACATCATCGCCGACAGCCGCTGGGACATGACCTACCTGGGCATGCAGGTGATGGTCGAGGGCCTGGCCCTGGCCGCCTTCGGCATGGCCCACCAGACCACCCCGTGCCCGCTGCTCAAGCAGCTGCTCCGCTACGTGATGAGCGACGAGGCCCGCCACGTGGCCTTCGGCGTGCTCTCGCTGAAGGAGTACTACGAGGGCCTCACCGAGCCCGAGCTGCTCGAGCGCCAGGAGTTCGCCTTCGAGGCCGCGGTGCGCATGCGGGACCGCTTCCTCCAGCAGGAGGTGTGGGAGCGCATGGGCGTCAGCCCCAAGGACGCCTACCAGGTGTTCAACGTGTCCGCCGAGGAGAAGAACAAGGACCCGTTCCAGCAGCTGCTGTTCTCCAAGATCGTGCCCAACTGCAAGAAGCTGGGCCTGCTCGACGCCAACGACGGCTGGCTGCGCAAGCGCTTCGACACCCTCGGGGTGAGCCAGTTCGAGAGCTGGGTCGACACCGGCGAGGAGTACGAGATGCTCGACGAGGTCACCAAGGACCGCGAGGCCGCCGAGACGGCCTGA
- a CDS encoding BMP family lipoprotein, whose product MRLRRWFRLAALVAVLGLLVAACSTDDGDDTSSGGDSGDSTTEPATCQGEAGQEPSAEPVGGEEADGEGLRVGMVLDVGGVDDDSFNEAANAGLEAAAEDFGVEVQLLEPNEDGSNRGDLLRSLAEDGYDLVIGVGFLFTESMTPIAEEFPDVEFAIIDSVIEADNVTSLVFAAEQGSFLVGAAAALKSQTGQIGFIGGQNGELIQTFQAGFEAGVAEIDPSAEVQVNYLSEPPDDSGFADPASAKTVADGMYADGIDVVYHAAGGSGAGLFESAAAEDRLAIGVDSDQYQQVDEETQPCILTSMLKRVDQAVYSTIFDLVEGDGELEGGVVSGDLESGGIGYAMDGGQLDDINDQLEELQQQIIDGEIEVPATP is encoded by the coding sequence GTGCGCCTACGCAGATGGTTCCGCCTGGCGGCCCTCGTCGCAGTCCTCGGGCTGCTGGTCGCGGCCTGCAGCACCGACGACGGCGACGACACCTCCTCCGGGGGTGACTCCGGCGACAGCACCACCGAGCCCGCCACCTGCCAGGGCGAGGCCGGCCAGGAGCCGTCGGCCGAGCCCGTCGGCGGCGAGGAGGCCGACGGCGAGGGCCTCCGCGTGGGCATGGTGCTCGACGTCGGCGGCGTCGACGACGACTCCTTCAACGAGGCGGCCAACGCCGGCCTCGAGGCCGCGGCCGAGGACTTCGGCGTCGAGGTCCAGCTGCTCGAGCCCAACGAGGACGGCTCCAACCGCGGCGACCTCCTGCGCTCGCTGGCCGAGGACGGCTACGACCTGGTCATCGGCGTCGGCTTCCTCTTCACCGAGTCGATGACGCCCATCGCCGAGGAGTTCCCCGACGTCGAGTTCGCCATCATCGACTCGGTCATCGAGGCCGACAACGTGACCTCCCTGGTTTTCGCGGCCGAGCAGGGCTCGTTCCTGGTCGGCGCGGCCGCCGCCCTCAAGAGCCAGACCGGCCAGATCGGCTTCATCGGCGGCCAGAACGGCGAGCTCATCCAGACCTTCCAGGCCGGCTTCGAGGCCGGCGTGGCCGAGATCGACCCCTCGGCCGAGGTCCAGGTGAACTACCTGTCCGAGCCGCCCGACGACAGCGGCTTCGCCGACCCGGCCTCGGCCAAGACCGTCGCCGACGGCATGTACGCCGACGGCATCGACGTCGTGTACCACGCCGCCGGCGGCTCCGGCGCCGGCCTGTTCGAGTCGGCCGCGGCCGAGGATCGGCTGGCCATCGGCGTCGACTCCGACCAGTACCAGCAGGTCGACGAGGAGACCCAGCCCTGCATCCTCACCTCGATGCTGAAGCGCGTCGACCAGGCCGTGTACAGCACCATCTTCGACCTGGTCGAGGGTGACGGCGAGCTCGAGGGCGGCGTCGTGAGCGGCGACCTCGAGAGCGGCGGCATCGGCTACGCCATGGACGGCGGCCAGCTGGACGACATCAACGACCAGCTCGAGGAGCTGCAGCAGCAGATCATCGACGGCGAGATCGAGGTGCCGGCGACGCCCTGA
- a CDS encoding TetR/AcrR family transcriptional regulator codes for MALAAENLPSAPDAPAVPASDDPLGDRLLEAAAEVFAERGYDRAGVAEIARRAGVTTGAIYSRHAGKAGLLVAALECCATDELDSLFADHRFQGRAEDVLAIAGSHLVRRSSDADRSSALLTEAFIAARRDPAVADLIRSHVLDRRDRLRDIIEAAKASGGIGADLDTEALATFCHALGFGFLLLEAAEVPLPSAPPWEQLIAHLIAALGAEPSIDLTTPPTSPQEP; via the coding sequence GTGGCCCTCGCCGCCGAGAACCTCCCCTCCGCGCCCGACGCGCCGGCCGTCCCCGCCTCGGACGACCCGCTGGGCGACCGGCTGCTCGAGGCCGCGGCCGAGGTGTTCGCCGAGCGGGGCTACGACCGGGCCGGGGTGGCCGAGATCGCCCGCCGGGCCGGGGTCACCACCGGGGCCATCTACAGCCGCCACGCGGGCAAGGCGGGGCTCCTCGTCGCCGCGCTGGAGTGCTGCGCCACCGACGAGCTCGACAGCCTCTTCGCCGACCACCGCTTCCAGGGCCGGGCCGAGGACGTGCTCGCCATCGCCGGCAGCCACCTGGTGCGCCGGTCCTCCGACGCCGACCGCAGCAGTGCCCTGCTCACCGAGGCCTTCATCGCCGCCCGCCGCGACCCGGCCGTGGCCGACCTCATCCGCAGCCACGTGCTCGACCGGCGCGACCGCCTGCGCGACATCATCGAGGCGGCCAAGGCGAGCGGCGGCATCGGCGCCGACCTCGACACCGAGGCCCTGGCGACCTTCTGCCACGCCCTCGGCTTCGGCTTCCTGCTGCTCGAGGCGGCCGAGGTGCCGCTGCCCTCGGCGCCCCCCTGGGAGCAGCTCATCGCCCACCTCATCGCCGCCCTCGGCGCCGAGCCGTCCATCGACCTGACCACACCACCGACATCCCCACAGGAGCCCTGA